Proteins from a single region of Dama dama isolate Ldn47 chromosome 14, ASM3311817v1, whole genome shotgun sequence:
- the HES2 gene encoding transcription factor HES-2 isoform X1, producing the protein MGLPRRAGDPAELRKSLKPLLEKRRRARINESLSQLKGLILPLLGRESSRYSKLEKADILEMTVRFLQELPASSGPTAAPTPSDSYREGYRACLARLARVLPTCRVLEPALSARLLEHLRRRAASATPDGGRSGDPCGPPAPSPPPAPEPSPSEPPRNPGLWRPW; encoded by the exons ATGGGGCTGCCTCGGAGGGCAGGGGACCCGGCGGAGCTGCGCAAG AGCCTGAAGCCGCTGCTGGAGAAGCGGCGCCGCGCGCGCATCAACGAGAGCCTGAGCCAGCTCAAGGGGCTCATCCTGCCGCTGCTGGGCAGGGAG agctcccgCTACTCTAAACTGGAGAAAGCGGACATCCTGGAAATGACCGTGCGCTTCCTGCAGGAGCTGCCTGCGTCCTCCGGCCCGACGGCGGCGCCCA CACCCTCCGACAGTTACCGCGAGGGCTACCGAGCGTGCCTGGCGCGCCTGGCTCGAGTGCTACCCACCTGCCGCGTCCTGGAGCCTGCCCTGAGCGCTCGCCTGCTGGAACACCTGCGCCGGAGGGCGGCCAGCGCCACCCCCGACGGTGGGCGCTCTGGGGACCCCTGCGGCCCGCCAGCGCCCTCCCCGCCGCCCGCCCCCGAGCCCTCACCATCCGAACCTCCCCGGAATCCGGGTCTCTGGAGGCCCTGGTAG
- the HES2 gene encoding transcription factor HES-2 isoform X2 — protein sequence MGLPRRAGDPAELRKSLKPLLEKRRRARINESLSQLKGLILPLLGREELPASSGPTAAPTPSDSYREGYRACLARLARVLPTCRVLEPALSARLLEHLRRRAASATPDGGRSGDPCGPPAPSPPPAPEPSPSEPPRNPGLWRPW from the exons ATGGGGCTGCCTCGGAGGGCAGGGGACCCGGCGGAGCTGCGCAAG AGCCTGAAGCCGCTGCTGGAGAAGCGGCGCCGCGCGCGCATCAACGAGAGCCTGAGCCAGCTCAAGGGGCTCATCCTGCCGCTGCTGGGCAGGGAG GAGCTGCCTGCGTCCTCCGGCCCGACGGCGGCGCCCA CACCCTCCGACAGTTACCGCGAGGGCTACCGAGCGTGCCTGGCGCGCCTGGCTCGAGTGCTACCCACCTGCCGCGTCCTGGAGCCTGCCCTGAGCGCTCGCCTGCTGGAACACCTGCGCCGGAGGGCGGCCAGCGCCACCCCCGACGGTGGGCGCTCTGGGGACCCCTGCGGCCCGCCAGCGCCCTCCCCGCCGCCCGCCCCCGAGCCCTCACCATCCGAACCTCCCCGGAATCCGGGTCTCTGGAGGCCCTGGTAG